A window of Apium graveolens cultivar Ventura chromosome 8, ASM990537v1, whole genome shotgun sequence contains these coding sequences:
- the LOC141679674 gene encoding uncharacterized protein LOC141679674, translating to MDFKGEVDPIAARIWLKEIEKAFTFIQVNDDLKADYASYFLKGEANYWWESTRALEKEGPVPWTRFTELFLEKYFPDCLQNQLEVEFLELKEGERNSGDRVFPRLGKVPPHLLLLQLSQSGQEWNVSCVARGTVASVGRTFNVSNVIRTTCFECGKVGHISRNCRTATQGSIGGSASQGPASSTAKARTFKMTKRSNARDLDVVAGMDWLSQHKANINCKKKKILMFTEDNIRVNYQGQKQEKKFLSILKAKKLLRQGCEAYLYHIIDTEKEAPNMDEIPIVREFPDVFSDELPGLPPDCEIDFSIDLVPGAELVSKDLYHMAPVEMKELAKQLRNCWIKV from the exons ATGG ACTTTAAGGGCGAAGTGGACCCTATTGCTGCCAGGATTTGGCTTAAGGAAATCGAAAAGGCTTTTACCTTCATTCAAGTAAATGATGATCTTAAGGCAGATTATGCGAGTTATTTTCTGAAGggtgaagcaaattattggtgggagtccactCGTGCCTTGGAAAAAGAGGGTCCTGTTCCTTGGACCAGGTTCACGGAAttgttcttggaaaaatattttccagaTTGTTTACAGAACCAGTTGGAAGttgagtttctagaattgaaAGAAGGTGAAAGGA attcAGGAGACAGGGTTTTCCCCAGGCTAGGAAAAGTGCCACCTCATTTGCTTCTACTTCAACTCAGTCAGTCAGGCCAGGAGTGGAATGTAAGTTGTGTGGCAAGAGGCACAGTGGCCAGTGTAGGAAGGACgttcaatgtttcaaatgtgATCAGAACTACTTGCTTTGAGTGTGGTAAGGTTGGACATATTTCCAGGAATTGTAGGACTGCTACTCAAGGCAGCATAGGAGGTAGTGCATCCCAAGGACCGGCATCTAGCACGGCTAAAGCCAGAACCTTTAAGATGACCAAAAGGTCCAATGCTCGGGACTTGGATGTAGTTGCTG gtatggattggttgtcccaacATAAGGCGAATATTAACTGTAAGAAAAAGAAGATTTTAATGTTTACAGAGGATAATATCAGGGTAAATTATCAAGGACAAAAGCAGGAAAAGAAATTTCTTTCGATACTGAAGGCAAAGAAACTGTTAAGACAAGGATGCGAGGCTTACTTATACCATATTATAGACACTGAGAAAGAGGCACCTAATATGGACGAGATTCCAATAGTAAGGGAATTTCCGGACGTCTTCTCAGACGAGTTGCCAGGATTGCCACCAGACTGTGAGATTGATTTTTCTATTGACCTAGTTCCTGGAGCAGAACTAGTTTCAAAGGATTTATATCATATGGCCCCCGtagagatgaaggaattagctaagCAACTTaggaattgttggataaaggtgTGA